In Paracoccus fistulariae, a single window of DNA contains:
- the hmgA gene encoding homogentisate 1,2-dioxygenase — MTIQELPQGMIRATSTTGTHEGYMPGFGNDFETEALLDALPQGQNSPQKCNYGLYAEQLSGTAFTAPRGQNERTWCYRIRPSVHHTGRFSAIDVPYWKTAPNVLPDVTSLGQYRWDPVPMPGADEDLTWITGMRTITTAGDVNTQVGMASHIYLVTRSMQDEYFFSADSELLVVPQEGRLRFCTELGIIDLEPKEIAIIPRGMVYRVEVLEGPARGFVCENYGQKFDLPGRGPIGANCLANPRDFKCPVAAFEDREVPSRVVIKWCGQFHETHIGHSPLDVVAWHGNYCAYKYDLRTYSPVGAILFDHPDPSIFTVLTAPSGQEGTANIDFVLFRERWMVAEHSFRPPWYHKNIMSELMGNIYGIYDAKPQGFAPGGMSLHNCMLPHGPDRDAFEGASNAELKAEKLDNTMSFMFETRFPQHLTEFAAKEAPMQQEYIEVWDQLEKKFDGTPGVK; from the coding sequence ATGACCATCCAGGAACTGCCCCAGGGAATGATCCGGGCCACCAGCACCACGGGCACCCACGAGGGCTATATGCCGGGCTTCGGCAATGACTTCGAAACCGAGGCGCTGCTCGATGCGCTGCCGCAGGGTCAGAACAGTCCGCAGAAATGCAATTACGGCCTTTACGCCGAGCAGCTGTCCGGCACCGCCTTCACCGCGCCGCGCGGCCAGAATGAGCGGACCTGGTGCTATCGCATCCGTCCCTCGGTCCATCATACGGGGCGGTTCAGCGCGATCGACGTGCCCTATTGGAAAACCGCGCCGAACGTGCTGCCCGATGTGACCAGCCTTGGCCAGTATCGCTGGGACCCGGTGCCGATGCCGGGCGCGGATGAGGATCTGACCTGGATCACCGGCATGCGCACGATCACCACGGCGGGCGATGTGAACACGCAGGTCGGCATGGCCAGCCATATCTATCTGGTCACGCGCTCGATGCAGGACGAATATTTCTTCTCGGCCGACAGCGAATTGCTGGTCGTTCCGCAAGAGGGGCGGCTGCGCTTTTGCACCGAACTGGGCATAATCGATCTTGAGCCCAAGGAAATCGCGATCATCCCGCGTGGAATGGTTTACCGCGTCGAGGTGCTGGAAGGTCCGGCACGCGGCTTTGTCTGCGAAAACTATGGCCAGAAATTCGACCTGCCCGGCCGTGGCCCGATCGGCGCCAATTGCCTGGCCAATCCGCGCGACTTCAAATGCCCCGTTGCCGCCTTCGAGGATCGCGAGGTGCCCAGCCGCGTCGTCATCAAATGGTGCGGCCAGTTCCACGAAACCCATATCGGCCACAGCCCTCTGGATGTCGTCGCATGGCATGGCAATTACTGCGCCTATAAATATGACCTGCGCACCTACAGCCCGGTCGGCGCCATCCTGTTCGACCATCCCGATCCGTCGATCTTCACCGTGCTGACCGCGCCCTCGGGGCAAGAGGGCACCGCGAATATCGATTTCGTGCTGTTCCGCGAACGCTGGATGGTGGCCGAGCACAGCTTCCGCCCGCCCTGGTATCACAAGAACATCATGTCCGAGCTGATGGGCAATATCTATGGCATCTATGACGCCAAGCCGCAGGGCTTTGCCCCCGGCGGGATGAGCCTGCATAACTGCATGCTGCCCCACGGCCCTGATCGCGACGCCTTCGAGGGGGCCTCGAATGCCGAGTTGAAGGCCGAGAAGCTGGACAACACCATGTCCTTCATGTTCGAGACCCGCTTCCCCCAGCATTTGACCGAATTCGCCGCGAAAGAGGCCCCGATGCAGCAGGAATATATCGAGGTCTGGGACCAGCTTGAAAAGAAATTCGATGGCACTCCGGGCGTAAAGTGA
- a CDS encoding type I secretion system permease/ATPase yields MARRRKAGTESALGAAWRISRPGLVVVMIFTTCFNLLKFAMPLYLIQALDRVPASRSIETLVMLTAMAVVAICCGMALDVLRRRMLVRWGVWIERRFGPQLVGQALGGHRPVEHSADIIESLGYLETLRAFVSGPLVSWMDVIFVPIFFIAIFLIHPLLGIIGVAALVVLLIIGVLSDSLTRDGRRASGVAHREQTALVQAAGQNRESVGAFSMGAALTERWRRTATARLQEKQQVQDRQIMFKTLRRGVGQFLRIAMIAVGVWLVVIGSLTFGGIFAARIMAGFGFSLANEAISNYRNLRETLTAYQAIRKRLADVDMAQASVPEDVPDAALILDQMSYRHPGERFYLFNRLSLRLAPGEMLVVNGTAGTGKTTLSRLLVGVLSPRDGQIRLGDIELSRLAPEARCDMVGFLPQHTELFSGTIRENIARMGEGDFEDVVAAAKLVGIHDKIIHLPDGYDTQISGDGFGMSGSERKRIALARAFYRRPRIIVLDEPSANLDTASRRLMVTAVADLKSGGASIIVTQSIHGSQIARMADRFLILGGKRSHEVTENTGDDTLRRARDHLRSVT; encoded by the coding sequence ATGGCCAGACGAAGAAAAGCAGGCACCGAATCCGCGCTTGGCGCGGCGTGGCGGATCTCTCGGCCCGGGCTGGTGGTCGTGATGATCTTCACGACCTGCTTCAACCTGCTGAAATTCGCCATGCCGCTTTATCTGATCCAGGCGCTGGACCGGGTGCCCGCCAGCCGCAGCATCGAAACGCTGGTCATGCTGACCGCCATGGCGGTTGTCGCCATCTGCTGCGGCATGGCGCTGGATGTGCTGCGCCGCCGGATGCTGGTCAGGTGGGGCGTCTGGATCGAGCGGCGCTTTGGCCCGCAACTGGTCGGGCAGGCGCTTGGCGGCCATCGCCCCGTCGAACACAGCGCCGATATCATTGAATCGCTGGGCTATCTGGAAACCCTGCGCGCCTTCGTGTCGGGACCGCTGGTGTCCTGGATGGACGTGATCTTCGTCCCGATCTTCTTCATCGCGATCTTTCTGATCCACCCCCTTCTGGGCATCATCGGGGTCGCGGCGCTGGTGGTGCTGCTGATCATCGGCGTGCTCAGCGACAGCCTGACCCGCGATGGCCGTCGCGCGTCAGGCGTGGCGCATCGCGAACAGACGGCACTGGTGCAGGCGGCGGGCCAGAACCGCGAAAGCGTCGGGGCGTTTTCCATGGGCGCCGCGCTGACGGAAAGATGGCGGCGCACGGCCACGGCGCGGCTGCAGGAAAAGCAGCAGGTGCAGGACCGCCAGATCATGTTCAAGACGCTGCGCCGTGGCGTCGGGCAATTCCTGCGCATCGCCATGATCGCCGTCGGGGTCTGGCTGGTGGTGATCGGATCACTGACCTTCGGCGGCATCTTTGCGGCACGGATCATGGCGGGCTTCGGCTTTTCGCTGGCCAATGAGGCGATCAGCAATTACCGCAACCTGCGCGAGACGCTGACCGCCTATCAGGCGATCCGCAAGCGGCTGGCGGATGTGGATATGGCGCAGGCCTCGGTCCCCGAGGATGTGCCGGATGCGGCGCTGATCCTGGATCAGATGAGCTATCGTCACCCGGGCGAACGCTTCTATCTGTTCAACCGCCTGTCGCTGCGCCTTGCCCCGGGCGAAATGCTGGTCGTGAACGGCACTGCGGGCACAGGCAAGACCACCCTGTCACGGCTGCTGGTCGGCGTGCTGTCGCCGCGCGACGGGCAGATCCGACTGGGCGATATCGAACTGTCGCGCCTCGCCCCCGAGGCCCGCTGCGACATGGTCGGCTTTCTGCCCCAGCATACCGAGCTGTTTTCCGGCACCATCCGCGAGAACATCGCCCGCATGGGCGAGGGCGATTTCGAGGATGTGGTCGCCGCCGCGAAGCTGGTCGGCATCCATGACAAGATCATCCACCTGCCCGATGGCTATGACACCCAGATCAGCGGCGATGGCTTTGGCATGTCGGGCAGCGAGCGCAAGCGGATCGCGCTGGCCCGGGCCTTTTACCGCCGCCCGCGCATCATCGTGCTGGACGAACCCTCGGCCAATCTGGACACCGCGTCCCGGCGGTTGATGGTGACGGCGGTGGCCGATCTGAAATCGGGCGGTGCGTCGATCATCGTCACCCAATCCATCCACGGCTCGCAGATCGCGCGGATGGCGGATCGTTTCCTGATCCTTGGCGGCAAACGCTCGCATGAGGTGACCGAGAATACCGGCGATGACACGCTGCGCCGTGCACGCGACCATCTGAGGAGCGTGACATGA
- a CDS encoding MarR family winged helix-turn-helix transcriptional regulator codes for MSFQLDDFLPYQLAVAASLVSRRFAARYADEAGLTVPEWRVLAHLNHSGTVSVRDIHSRVNLDKSMISRAASRLQEAGLVRKSGHETDRRLIVLELTEEGQRLMQRLGRIAEDFQAELLAEIGEDAAALKRAVARIAERATE; via the coding sequence ATGAGCTTTCAGCTGGATGATTTCCTGCCCTATCAGCTTGCCGTGGCGGCATCGCTTGTCAGTCGCCGATTCGCGGCAAGATATGCGGATGAGGCGGGATTGACGGTGCCCGAATGGCGCGTGCTGGCGCATCTGAACCATTCCGGAACGGTCAGCGTTCGCGACATTCACAGCCGGGTCAATCTGGATAAATCCATGATCAGCCGGGCGGCCTCCAGATTGCAAGAGGCGGGGCTGGTGCGCAAATCAGGCCATGAAACCGACCGTCGCCTGATCGTCCTGGAACTGACCGAAGAGGGCCAGCGCCTGATGCAGCGCCTTGGCCGCATTGCCGAGGATTTTCAGGCCGAATTGCTGGCAGAGATTGGCGAGGATGCCGCCGCCTTGAAGCGCGCCGTGGCGCGGATTGCGGAACGGGCGACGGAATAG
- a CDS encoding CaiB/BaiF CoA transferase family protein, which produces MAEEVNGPLHGLRVIDLTRVLSGPFCTMILGDLGADVVKVEPPKGDPVRAQGTMTDGVSGYFAGFNRNKRSIVLDLYSQAGRAVLCRMLADADVLVENFRPGTLDKLGLDAAALKTLNPRLIVASINGYGSTGPYTDRPAFDFIAQAMSGFMGVNGEADGPPMRAAPPVSDLVAGIYAAVGILGAVIGRDRTGQGQTVEVAMVNGLLSLMAYLASEYFATDELPPRTGNDHPLVYPYGLFLCADGQIAVANSHDQILQRFLDTLDLGWVMADPRYDSNAKRMAAREDLRSLIDSRMAGKSRDHWLGVLNTAGVPCGIVQDLSQVVADPQIRAQQMVIEAPWQDGPNLRVLGFPIKLGQTPCTVRKPVPRLGGSTAEVLAELGYSEDEIEGLRQAGTIALA; this is translated from the coding sequence ATGGCAGAAGAAGTGAACGGCCCGTTGCACGGGCTGCGCGTGATTGACCTGACCCGGGTTCTGTCGGGCCCTTTCTGCACCATGATCCTTGGCGATCTTGGTGCAGATGTCGTCAAGGTCGAGCCGCCCAAGGGCGATCCCGTCCGCGCGCAGGGCACGATGACCGACGGGGTCTCGGGCTATTTCGCGGGTTTCAACCGTAACAAACGCTCGATCGTTCTGGATCTTTACAGTCAGGCGGGCCGGGCGGTGCTGTGCCGGATGCTGGCCGATGCCGATGTGCTGGTCGAGAATTTCCGCCCCGGCACGCTGGACAAGCTGGGACTGGACGCGGCCGCGCTGAAGACGCTGAACCCGCGCCTGATCGTGGCCAGCATCAACGGCTATGGCAGCACCGGACCCTATACGGATCGCCCGGCCTTCGATTTCATCGCCCAGGCGATGAGCGGCTTCATGGGTGTGAATGGCGAGGCCGATGGCCCGCCGATGCGCGCCGCGCCTCCGGTCAGTGATCTGGTGGCGGGGATCTATGCTGCGGTGGGCATTCTGGGCGCGGTGATCGGGCGTGACAGAACCGGGCAGGGCCAGACGGTCGAGGTGGCGATGGTCAACGGGCTGCTGAGCCTGATGGCCTATCTCGCCTCGGAATATTTCGCCACTGATGAACTGCCGCCGCGCACCGGCAACGATCATCCGCTGGTCTATCCCTATGGGCTGTTTCTCTGCGCGGATGGTCAGATCGCGGTGGCGAATTCGCACGATCAGATCCTGCAACGTTTCCTTGATACGCTGGACCTTGGTTGGGTGATGGCGGATCCACGCTATGACAGCAATGCCAAGCGGATGGCCGCGCGGGAAGATCTACGCAGCCTGATCGACAGCCGCATGGCGGGCAAAAGCCGCGATCATTGGCTGGGCGTGCTGAACACGGCGGGGGTGCCCTGCGGGATCGTGCAGGATCTGTCGCAGGTGGTGGCCGATCCGCAGATCCGGGCGCAGCAGATGGTGATCGAGGCGCCCTGGCAGGACGGCCCGAACCTGCGCGTTCTGGGCTTTCCGATCAAGCTGGGCCAGACGCCCTGCACCGTCCGCAAACCGGTGCCCCGGCTGGGCGGCAGCACTGCCGAGGTGCTGGCGGAACTGGGCTATTCCGAGGATGAGATCGAGGGATTGCGGCAGGCGGGGACCATCGCGCTGGCCTAG
- a CDS encoding HlyD family type I secretion periplasmic adaptor subunit, producing MTLPDSASPPAVPFDDAQPFGRRLALGGFAVIAVFFGTFYLWAATAPLEGAVVAPGIVSVDTNVRTVQHLEGGIVDGILVRDGDAVEAGQPLIRLQNTVPSSSLNEIQSQYFEARATEARLVAEQQGDDQISFPPELSRKIGDQAVQGVMRGQESIFDSRRTLLQDRLTIFQRTIGGLNTQIQGLEDQITSSESRLSLLDQEIADVQSLYDRNLTDRPRLLQLKRQQAELQGEIASYRAAIGTARQKIEETALRRSELKNSMATEVVQELRDTRARAYELAQRLAAAQDVMGRTEIRAPVTGVVTGLQIHTVGGVIAAGQTLMEIVPVSDKLVVQATIDPLDIDQVSQGQEAQVWLSALNRRSQTPIEGVVQTVSADRLVDPRSGAPYYLARVTLNRSDVETGTVPIQPGMSAEVMIHTGARTTLDYLLSPITQFISRGMRES from the coding sequence ATGACCCTGCCCGACAGCGCATCGCCCCCGGCTGTTCCCTTTGACGACGCACAGCCCTTTGGTCGGCGTCTCGCCCTTGGCGGTTTCGCCGTCATCGCCGTGTTTTTCGGCACATTCTATCTTTGGGCGGCGACCGCGCCACTGGAAGGTGCGGTGGTCGCGCCGGGCATTGTCAGCGTAGATACCAATGTGCGCACGGTGCAGCATCTGGAAGGCGGTATCGTGGACGGGATCCTGGTCCGCGACGGCGATGCGGTCGAGGCCGGGCAACCCCTGATCCGGCTGCAGAACACGGTCCCATCCTCCAGCCTCAATGAAATCCAGTCGCAATATTTCGAGGCCCGCGCGACCGAGGCCCGGCTGGTCGCCGAACAGCAGGGCGACGATCAGATCAGCTTCCCGCCCGAACTCAGCCGCAAGATCGGCGATCAGGCCGTGCAGGGCGTGATGCGTGGGCAAGAGAGCATTTTCGACAGTCGCCGGACGCTGCTACAGGACCGTCTGACCATCTTTCAGCGCACCATCGGCGGGCTGAACACCCAGATTCAGGGGCTGGAGGATCAGATCACCTCGTCCGAAAGCCGGCTGTCCCTGCTGGATCAGGAAATTGCCGATGTGCAATCGCTCTATGACCGCAACCTGACCGACCGCCCGCGTCTGCTGCAATTGAAGCGGCAACAGGCCGAGCTGCAGGGAGAGATCGCCAGCTATCGCGCCGCCATCGGCACCGCGCGGCAAAAGATCGAGGAAACCGCCCTGCGCCGGTCCGAGCTGAAAAACAGCATGGCCACCGAGGTCGTGCAGGAATTGCGCGACACCCGCGCCCGCGCCTATGAGCTGGCCCAGCGGCTTGCGGCGGCGCAGGATGTGATGGGCCGCACCGAAATCCGCGCCCCCGTGACAGGCGTAGTCACCGGCCTGCAAATCCACACGGTCGGGGGCGTGATCGCCGCAGGCCAGACATTGATGGAGATCGTGCCCGTCAGCGACAAGCTGGTGGTGCAGGCGACGATAGATCCGCTGGATATCGATCAGGTCTCTCAGGGGCAAGAGGCGCAGGTCTGGCTGTCCGCGCTGAACCGCCGCAGTCAGACCCCGATTGAGGGGGTGGTGCAGACCGTCTCGGCCGACCGTCTGGTCGATCCACGCAGCGGCGCGCCCTATTACCTTGCCCGCGTCACGCTGAACCGCAGCGATGTCGAAACCGGAACCGTGCCCATCCAGCCGGGGATGAGCGCCGAAGTCATGATCCATACCGGCGCCCGAACGACTTTGGACTACCTTCTTTCGCCCATTACCCAGTTCATTTCGCGCGGCATGCGCGAGAGCTGA
- a CDS encoding CapA family protein codes for MQIIESRLFQPGNIHTRRLALHVQIEGAADLEMPPAAIAELGKMLRRLQATISDCPAWRRLARAKAPVPMAGAIEVLAILTQRYALWPVKFCSWRETASANYVTSPAELERQGIALYEVKSESVGLAAARVAIAMAQAMLDGAKARALYDLFIEELTGFMAATRRETPAADSLKIAKAAIARGIPWSVLHQSHYIQLGLGQYSHVLKGSESTNTSSIGGALSRNKGIAHRILQQAGLPVAQQYVTRNASAAARFAARIGFPVVVKPRDGNMGRGVTVGVTDEAHLARAFKRAQEVSPHVLVESLIEGEEYRLLIIDGRMVAACHRRAAQVTGDGTSTVAKLIERENLRPERERVLPSSMAIMRLLKLDDNALEVLAEQGLQPDSVPKKGQTVLLRRESNVSRGGEGIDITDMIHPDNRELAVQAARIVRLDVCGVDFISTDPAVSWRDNKAAICEVNSRPGIHMQIHAMGDRGHQITDAMLDMLFPDGAPSRMPVIALIGTQDQTAQMRRRIEAAATEAASNVALISQSDTVTPLRRLTDAGALDWDAQIDAAVIEATPSQIVEEGLGVERIDLAILSPDADWQDADLVAAAIQRLAGERVVPVDDPDALGAAVRALGLDLGVVDPQIIEERAEHAQPVPRADADPDQFTALFLGDIGFGESYMSHPRLPDLQRVLGTHGHGYSLANLRGILAQSHLTVANLEVPLASRPDAGLQGNKKYLGWCDPDNTVAALQQAGIDAVTLANNHALDCGMTGLGETLTRLNDAGIAAFGAGADRDTATHPLIHRFAVGGIEQSLVIFAGFEHRPRYDRRYRWYANGARGGVAPIAADQIAQQIQSLREVLPNPTFVAFPHWGTDYEDITDSQRDSAAALVAAGVDLIIGHGAHITQQAEVIDGCPVLFNIGNFVWNTPGRFNRLDVQPIGLAVGLHFNKRQRVGPSLRIYPLLIDNDVTAFQNRPVTPEEFARAKSLIAAQLPTRPRSQSDEAGLYLEMKMRAPAKAALRTAAE; via the coding sequence ATGCAGATTATCGAAAGCCGCCTGTTCCAGCCGGGAAATATTCATACCCGCCGCCTTGCGCTTCACGTGCAGATCGAGGGCGCCGCCGATCTTGAAATGCCCCCCGCCGCGATCGCAGAGCTGGGCAAAATGCTGCGACGCCTTCAGGCAACGATCAGCGACTGTCCCGCCTGGCGCCGCCTTGCCCGCGCGAAGGCACCGGTGCCAATGGCCGGTGCCATCGAAGTCCTGGCCATCCTGACACAGCGATATGCCCTCTGGCCGGTCAAGTTCTGTTCCTGGCGGGAAACGGCATCAGCCAATTATGTCACCAGCCCCGCCGAACTGGAACGGCAGGGGATCGCGCTTTACGAAGTCAAATCCGAAAGCGTGGGTCTGGCCGCCGCCAGGGTGGCCATCGCGATGGCACAGGCCATGCTGGACGGGGCAAAGGCCCGGGCGCTTTACGATCTGTTCATCGAAGAACTGACCGGCTTCATGGCCGCGACGCGGCGCGAGACCCCGGCTGCGGATTCGCTGAAGATCGCAAAGGCCGCCATTGCGCGCGGCATCCCCTGGTCGGTGCTGCATCAGTCGCATTACATCCAGCTTGGACTGGGGCAGTACTCACATGTGCTCAAGGGGTCGGAATCGACGAATACCTCTTCGATCGGGGGCGCGCTGTCGCGCAACAAGGGGATTGCGCATCGTATTCTGCAACAGGCGGGCCTGCCGGTGGCGCAGCAATATGTCACCCGGAACGCAAGCGCGGCGGCGCGATTTGCGGCACGGATCGGATTTCCCGTCGTGGTGAAGCCGCGCGATGGGAATATGGGGCGCGGCGTGACTGTCGGGGTCACGGATGAGGCGCATCTCGCGCGGGCCTTCAAACGCGCGCAAGAAGTGTCCCCGCATGTGCTGGTCGAAAGCCTGATCGAGGGCGAGGAATATCGCCTGCTGATCATCGATGGCCGCATGGTCGCCGCCTGCCATCGCCGCGCCGCGCAGGTCACGGGCGACGGCACCTCGACCGTCGCGAAACTGATCGAGCGTGAAAACCTTCGCCCCGAACGTGAACGGGTGCTGCCCAGCAGCATGGCGATCATGCGGCTGCTGAAACTGGATGACAACGCGCTGGAAGTGCTGGCCGAACAGGGGCTGCAACCTGACAGCGTTCCGAAAAAGGGCCAGACCGTGCTGCTGCGGCGGGAATCCAACGTCTCGCGCGGGGGGGAAGGCATCGACATCACCGACATGATCCACCCCGACAACCGCGAACTGGCCGTGCAGGCCGCCCGGATCGTCCGGCTGGATGTCTGCGGGGTGGATTTCATCAGCACCGATCCCGCGGTCTCGTGGCGCGACAACAAGGCCGCCATTTGCGAGGTGAACAGCCGCCCGGGCATCCATATGCAGATCCACGCGATGGGCGACCGTGGCCACCAGATCACCGATGCGATGCTGGACATGCTGTTCCCGGATGGCGCGCCATCGCGCATGCCGGTCATCGCGTTGATCGGCACGCAGGACCAGACCGCCCAGATGCGCCGCCGGATCGAGGCCGCCGCCACCGAGGCGGCAAGTAACGTCGCGCTGATCTCGCAATCCGACACGGTGACGCCGCTGCGGCGGCTGACCGATGCCGGGGCGCTGGACTGGGACGCGCAGATCGACGCCGCCGTGATCGAGGCGACCCCCAGCCAGATCGTCGAAGAGGGTCTGGGCGTCGAGCGTATCGATCTGGCGATCCTGTCGCCCGACGCGGACTGGCAGGACGCCGATCTGGTCGCGGCCGCCATCCAGCGTCTGGCCGGTGAGCGGGTCGTGCCCGTCGATGATCCCGATGCGCTTGGTGCGGCTGTCAGGGCGCTTGGGCTGGATCTGGGCGTCGTGGATCCGCAGATCATCGAAGAGCGTGCCGAACATGCCCAGCCCGTGCCGCGCGCGGACGCCGATCCCGATCAGTTCACCGCGCTGTTCCTTGGCGATATCGGCTTTGGCGAAAGCTATATGAGCCACCCTCGCCTGCCCGATCTGCAACGGGTTCTTGGCACGCATGGTCACGGCTATTCGCTGGCAAATCTGCGCGGCATTCTGGCGCAGTCGCATCTGACGGTCGCAAACCTTGAAGTGCCACTTGCCTCGCGCCCCGATGCGGGCTTGCAGGGCAACAAGAAATATCTGGGCTGGTGCGATCCCGATAACACGGTCGCGGCGTTGCAACAGGCCGGGATCGACGCCGTCACGCTGGCCAACAATCACGCGCTGGATTGCGGCATGACCGGTCTGGGCGAGACGCTGACCCGGCTGAACGATGCGGGCATCGCGGCCTTTGGCGCGGGCGCGGACCGGGACACGGCGACGCATCCGCTGATCCACCGCTTTGCCGTGGGCGGGATCGAACAGTCGCTGGTCATCTTTGCCGGGTTCGAACATCGCCCCAGATATGATCGCCGCTACCGCTGGTATGCGAATGGCGCGCGTGGCGGCGTGGCCCCGATTGCCGCCGATCAGATCGCACAGCAGATCCAGTCGCTGCGCGAGGTGCTGCCAAACCCGACCTTCGTGGCATTCCCCCATTGGGGCACCGATTACGAAGATATCACCGACAGCCAGCGCGACAGCGCCGCCGCCCTTGTCGCCGCCGGTGTCGATCTGATCATAGGCCATGGCGCGCATATCACCCAGCAGGCCGAGGTGATCGACGGCTGCCCGGTTCTGTTCAATATCGGGAATTTCGTCTGGAACACGCCGGGACGCTTCAACCGGCTTGATGTGCAGCCCATCGGTCTGGCGGTCGGGCTGCATTTCAACAAGCGGCAGCGGGTCGGCCCCAGCCTGCGGATCTATCCGCTGCTGATCGACAATGACGTCACCGCCTTCCAGAACCGTCCCGTCACGCCCGAGGAATTTGCCCGCGCGAAATCGCTGATCGCCGCGCAGCTTCCCACGCGGCCACGCAGCCAAAGCGACGAGGCGGGTCTGTATCTGGAAATGAAGATGCGCGCGCCCGCCAAGGCCGCCCTGCGCACCGCCGCCGAATAG
- a CDS encoding DUF2783 domain-containing protein, whose amino-acid sequence MAQLIVSANLTGHDDIYEKLVAMHDGLTEGESLKLWSRLVLVLVNHIGDAEVIDQAIAIAAPGQGQK is encoded by the coding sequence ATGGCACAGCTGATCGTTTCCGCGAACCTGACCGGACATGACGACATCTATGAAAAGCTGGTCGCGATGCATGACGGCCTGACCGAGGGCGAAAGCCTGAAGCTCTGGTCGCGGCTGGTTCTGGTGCTGGTCAATCATATCGGCGACGCCGAGGTGATCGATCAGGCCATTGCCATCGCCGCGCCCGGACAGGGTCAAAAGTGA
- a CDS encoding MBL fold metallo-hydrolase, whose product MTISSRLGLAALALTAWAGFAQAETELVVLGTGTPVADGDRAGAGAAVIYNGKAYLFDIGGGVVQNMIKASGVKGVAAPKDPQGREALFPTIADQLFLTHLHSDHILDFPELAGTLWWRRDGQMQVYGPTGAQEMADGYYTMLATDTNLRINSNQPVDNPENFKVNVSEYDKAFTVQDGDVKIEGFPVPHGDISPAFGYRITTPDKVIVISGDTNYSEELIEMSKGADILLHEVISSEGLSGLPEFWQDYHNHSHTTTEELAEIANAAQPKLLVLTHILNYGAPMDGVADEVRKNYDGEVVMAKDLDGF is encoded by the coding sequence ATGACGATATCGAGCAGGCTTGGTCTTGCCGCGCTTGCGCTGACCGCATGGGCCGGATTTGCGCAGGCGGAAACTGAATTGGTGGTTCTGGGCACCGGCACGCCCGTCGCCGATGGCGACCGGGCAGGGGCGGGGGCCGCCGTGATCTATAACGGCAAGGCCTATCTGTTCGATATCGGCGGCGGCGTGGTTCAGAACATGATCAAGGCCAGCGGCGTCAAGGGCGTTGCCGCGCCCAAAGATCCGCAGGGCCGCGAGGCGCTGTTTCCCACCATCGCGGATCAGTTGTTCCTGACCCATCTGCACAGCGATCACATCCTTGATTTCCCCGAGCTTGCCGGAACGCTGTGGTGGCGGCGCGATGGTCAGATGCAGGTCTATGGCCCTACCGGCGCGCAGGAAATGGCCGATGGCTATTACACCATGCTGGCGACCGACACGAATCTGCGCATCAACAGCAATCAGCCGGTCGACAACCCCGAGAATTTCAAGGTCAATGTCAGCGAATATGACAAGGCCTTCACGGTGCAGGATGGCGATGTGAAGATCGAGGGCTTCCCGGTCCCGCATGGCGATATCTCGCCCGCTTTCGGCTATCGCATCACCACGCCGGACAAGGTGATCGTGATCTCGGGCGATACCAATTACAGCGAAGAACTGATCGAGATGTCGAAGGGCGCCGATATCCTGCTGCATGAGGTGATCAGCAGCGAGGGGCTGAGCGGGCTGCCGGAATTCTGGCAGGATTATCACAACCATTCGCATACCACGACCGAGGAACTGGCCGAAATCGCCAATGCCGCCCAGCCTAAGCTGCTGGTTCTGACCCATATCCTGAACTACGGCGCGCCGATGGATGGCGTCGCGGATGAGGTGCGCAAGAACTATGATGGCGAGGTCGTCATGGCCAAGGATCTGGACGGCTTCTAA